In Musa acuminata AAA Group cultivar baxijiao chromosome BXJ2-8, Cavendish_Baxijiao_AAA, whole genome shotgun sequence, one genomic interval encodes:
- the LOC103996243 gene encoding disease resistance protein RPM1: protein MATAALQFALQKLDSLLIREQQLLGGVNTGIKDIRDELESLKMFLRETDVSEDRDGIKGWMQQLREIAYDIEDLLEEYMIHFGQPHKYRLLGFLSKGIHHLKHLRTRHRIGVAIQDIKAQVHNISERRNMYNFNLNSIASRERLHDRHVAALFIEEAELVGIDKPKEDIIRWLVKGESNLKVISVVGMGGLGKTTLVRKIYDDEKVKGWFNSHAWITVTQSFEVNELLKSIISQFYEERHEVLPGRIENMGDIQLIDILRQFLQDKRYLVVLDDLWHINAWDDLKYALPNNDCGSRILITTRIGDVGISCLETPGHVYKLQPLPPTKAWSLFCKKAFRSIPGRVCPPELQEISEDIVRVCEGLPLAIVTIAGLLSKKEGVLEWRTMRDNLHAELANNPKLETIKRILLLSYNDLPYFLKSCFLYFSIFPKECSVKRITLIRLWIAEGFIESEKGETMERVAVEYLNDLIDRSMIQVAEHYDYGRVRSCRVHDLIHDLIVLKSKEENFSTALIRQNREIQGRILGRIRRLSTHDTGEHLLQTIDLSHLRAFFVFGENGFSISSMGNLFNRLKLLKILDLEGAPIDSFPVEFGKLPHLRYLSFRNTRINKLSKSLGRLNNLETLDLKGTYVTELPKTIINLQRLRHILAYHYYTGNHPPFYHADGVKLPQGIGRLRELQKLTYLETDQDSGIVRELGNLTQLKRLGIVKLRREDGPGLCTSIEKMELLRSFSVTSIGMDEFLNLQSLKSPPPLLQRLYLRGPLETLPNWISSLKYLVRMRLRWSRLKENSLGILEALPNLIELTLIHAYDGLKLVCQKGGFQKLKILDLERLNNLNYVIVDGAMPNLQKMYIRSCMQLKMVPTGIEQLINLKELHLFDMPEVFVQRLRRLGGMDHQKVSHIPIIRSYDNENRMYEEI, encoded by the coding sequence ATGGCTACTGCTGCTCTACAATTTGCTCTCCAGAAGTTGGACTCCTTGCTCATACGAGAACAACAGTTGCTCGGAGGGGTCAACACCGGCATCAAAGATATCAGGGATGAGCTTGAGAGTCTAAAAATGTTTCTAAGGGAAACTGATGTGAGTGAAGACAGAGATGGAATAAAAGGATGGATGCAACAACTAAGAGAAATAGCATATGACATTGAGGATCTTCTTGAGGAGTACATGATTCACTTTGGCCAACCTCATAAGTATCGACTTTTGGGCTTCCTGAGTAAAGGTATTCACCACCTCAAGCATTTGCGTACTCGACACAGGATAGGTGTTGCAATACAAGACATTAAAGCCCAGGTACATAACATCTCAGAGAGAAGAAATATGTACAATTTCAACTTAAATTCTATTGCATCTAGGGAGAGATTGCATGATCGTCATGTGGCTGCTCTTTTTATTGAGGAAGCTGAACTGGTGGGTATTGACAAACCTAAAGAGGACATCATCAGATGGTTAGTGAAAGGAGAATCCAATCTGAAGGTGATCTCAGTTGTTGGTATGGGTGGCTTGGGGAAGACCACTCTTGTTAGGAAAATCTATGATGATGAAAAAGTTAAAGGATGGTTCAATAGCCATGCTTGGATTACAGTCACACAATCATTCGAAGTTAATGAGCTTCTTAAAAGCATCATAAGCCAGTTCTACGAGGAAAGACATGAGGTACTTCCTGGTAGAATTGAAAATATGGGGGACATTCAGTTAATTGATATACTACGGCAATTCCTACAGGACAAGAGGTATCTAGTTGTGTTAGATGATCTTTGGCATATAAACGCATGGGATGATTTAAAGTATGCACTCCCAAATAATGATTGTGGTAGTAGAATTCTGATCACCACACGAATTGGGGATGTGGGTATCTCATGCCTAGAAACACCTGGTCATGTCTACAAACTTCAACCACTGCCTCCAACAAAAGCTTGGTCTTTATTCTGCAAGAAGGCCTTCCGATCCATTCCTGGCAGAGTTTGCCCACCAGAGTTGCAGGAAATTTCTGAAGACATTGTACGAGTCTGTGAAGGATTACCTCTAGCAATTGTGACAATAGCTGGTCTCTTGTCCAAAAAGGAAGGTGTTTTGGAATGGAGAACAATGCGTGATAATCTTCATGCTGAGTTGGCCAACAATCCTAAACTTGAAACTATCAAGAGAATACTGTTATTGAGTTACAATGATTTACCTTACTTCCTCAAGTCATGTTTCTTGTACTTTAGCATTTTTCCTAAAGAGTGCTCAGTCAAGCGCATCACTCTAATTCGACTATGGATtgctgaaggattcatagaaagtgAGAAAGGTGAGACTATGGAGAGGGTTGCAGTGGAATATCTTAATGACCTTATTGACAGAAGCATGATTCAAGTGGCGGAGCATTATGACTATGGAAGAGTCCGAAGTTGCCGGGTTCACGATCTTATCCATGATCTTATTGTTCTAAAGTCAAAGGAGGAGAATTTTAGCACAGCTCTGATCAGACAGAACAGAGAGATTCAGGGAAGAATTCTGGGAAGAATTCGACGTTTATCCACACATGACACTGGTGAGCATCTATTACAAACTATAGACTTGTCCCACCTACGTGCTTTTTTTGTGTTTGGAGAAAATGGCTTTTCTATCTCTTCTATGGGCAACCTTTTTAACAGACTGAAATTATTGAAAATCTTGGATTTGGAGGGTGCACCAATTGATAGCTTTCCTGTGGAATTTGGAAAACTACCCCATTTGAGGTACTTGAGCTTCAGAAATACAAGGATTAACAAACTCTCAAAGTCTCTTGGAAGGCTTAATAACCTTGAAACCTTAGATCTGAAAGGTACTTATGTCACTGAATTACCAAAAACTATCATAAATCTCCAGAGACTGCGCCACATTCTTGCTTACCACTATTATACTGGTAATCACCCACCTTTCTACCATGCAGACGGTGTGAAGTTGCCCCAAGGAATAGGTAGATTAAGAGAACTACAGAAGCTCACATACTTAGAGACAGATCAAGACAGTGGCATAGTTCGTGAGCTAGGAAACCTAACCCAACTAAAGAGGTTGGGCATAGTGAAACTAAGAAGAGAAGATGGACCAGGCCTTTGTACATCCATTGAGAAGATGGAACTGCTTCGATCGTTTTCAGTGACATCTATTGGCATGGATGAGTTTCTCAATCTGCAATCTTTGAAATCCCCCCCACCACTTCTTCAACGTCTATATTTGCGAGGACCCTTGGAGACTTTACCAAATTGGATTTCCTCACTAAAGTACCTTGTTAGGATGCGGCTTAGGTGGTCCAGATTGAAAGAGAACTCGCTTGGAATTCTTGAAGCTCTTCCAAATCTAATTGAACTCACACTAATCCATGCATACGATGGTCTCAAGTTAGTTTGTCAGAAAGGAGGGTTTCAAAAGCTTAAGATATTGGATTTAGAACGGCTGAACAACCTGAACTATGTTATTGTGGATGGTGCAATGCCAAACCTGCAAAAGATGTACATCAGATCATGTATGCAGTTAAAAATGGTTCCTACAGGGATTGAGCAACTAATAAATCTCAAGGAACTTCATTTATTTGATATGCCTGAGGTGTTTGTGCAAAGGTTACGGAGGCTTGGAGGGATGGATCATCAGAAAGTTAGTCACATTCCAATTATAAGATCTTATGATAATGAAAACCGCATGTATGAAGAAATTTAG